The following coding sequences are from one Mycobacterium bourgelatii window:
- a CDS encoding ferredoxin reductase yields the protein MSKKFASVTANVVETKRPTVAGADKHPGWHALRKIAARITTPLLPDDYLHLANPLWSARELRGRVVAVRRETEDSATLVIKPGWGFSFDYQPGQYMGIGLLVDGRWRWRSYSLTSSPAESPGSSRRGRPRTVTITVKAMPEGFLSTHLVAGVAPGTIVRLAAPQGNFVLPDPAPDSILFLTAGSGITPVMSMLRTLVRRKQITDIAHVHSAPTQADVMFGAELAELAEEHPGYRLTVRQTRTMGRLDLSRLDDEVPDWRERQTWACGPEGMLNQAEKLWNAAGIGDRLHLERFAVAKAAPAGVGGTVTFARSGKAVTADAATSVMDAGESAGVQMPFGCRMGICQSCVVGLVEGHVRDLRTGMEHEPGTRIQTCISAASGDCVVDI from the coding sequence TTGAGTAAGAAGTTTGCTTCGGTTACCGCCAACGTCGTCGAAACCAAGCGTCCGACCGTCGCCGGGGCCGACAAGCACCCCGGCTGGCACGCGCTGCGCAAAATTGCTGCGCGCATCACTACGCCACTGTTGCCCGACGACTATCTGCATCTGGCCAATCCGCTGTGGTCCGCGCGGGAATTGCGTGGCCGGGTCGTCGCGGTTCGTCGGGAAACAGAAGACTCCGCCACGCTGGTCATCAAACCCGGCTGGGGCTTCAGTTTCGACTACCAACCCGGGCAGTACATGGGCATCGGACTGCTGGTCGACGGGCGCTGGCGCTGGCGCTCGTATTCGCTGACCTCAAGTCCTGCGGAATCGCCGGGGTCGTCCCGGCGTGGTCGGCCGCGCACGGTGACCATCACGGTGAAGGCCATGCCCGAGGGTTTCCTGTCCACGCACCTGGTGGCCGGGGTTGCGCCGGGCACCATCGTGCGATTGGCCGCGCCGCAGGGCAATTTCGTGTTGCCGGACCCGGCGCCGGATTCGATCCTGTTCCTGACCGCCGGTTCCGGGATCACCCCGGTGATGTCGATGCTGCGGACGTTGGTGCGCCGCAAGCAGATTACCGACATTGCGCATGTGCACTCGGCGCCGACCCAAGCCGACGTGATGTTCGGTGCCGAACTGGCCGAGCTGGCCGAGGAGCACCCCGGTTACCGCTTGACCGTGCGCCAGACGCGCACGATGGGCCGACTCGACCTGTCCCGCCTCGATGACGAGGTACCCGACTGGCGCGAACGTCAGACCTGGGCCTGCGGGCCCGAAGGCATGCTCAACCAGGCCGAAAAGCTTTGGAACGCGGCCGGAATCGGTGACCGGCTGCACCTGGAGCGGTTCGCGGTGGCCAAGGCCGCACCCGCAGGTGTGGGTGGGACGGTGACGTTCGCGCGTAGCGGCAAGGCGGTGACCGCCGACGCCGCGACGTCGGTGATGGACGCCGGTGAGTCCGCAGGTGTACAGATGCCCTTCGGTTGCCGGATGGGTATCTGTCAATCATGTGTCGTTGGTCTGGTCGAGGGTCACGTGCGTGACCTGCGGACGGGCATGGAACACGAACCAGGGACCCGAATTCAGACCTGCATTTCGGCCGCCTCCGGCGACTGCGTGGTGGACATCTAG
- a CDS encoding 4Fe-4S single cluster domain-containing protein, with amino-acid sequence MLLSRLHHPVRNLGFGVRAGIWFQGCTLYCRGCVSRDTWAFDESRCCDVEAVLAWLDGLGALDGITISGGEPTDQPTALRTLLEALKGRDIDTDVLMYSGRTYERLRVDFPWLWDGLVDVLISDPFEQDQAGDVALRGSANQRVHRLTDLALRRYPEEDFEQRYSLQRQQISINVDDHAVWMVGIPKPGDLARLRDSLEARGVGVGRTSWLS; translated from the coding sequence ATGTTGTTGTCTCGGCTGCACCATCCGGTGCGCAACCTGGGGTTCGGTGTGCGCGCGGGCATCTGGTTCCAGGGCTGCACCCTGTACTGCCGGGGTTGCGTCTCACGTGACACGTGGGCGTTCGACGAGTCCCGGTGCTGTGACGTCGAGGCCGTCCTTGCTTGGCTGGACGGGCTGGGCGCGCTGGACGGGATCACCATCTCCGGTGGGGAACCCACCGACCAACCCACAGCGTTGCGAACCCTGTTGGAAGCCTTGAAGGGTCGCGATATCGACACCGATGTGCTGATGTACTCCGGGCGTACGTATGAGCGCCTGCGGGTTGACTTTCCGTGGTTGTGGGACGGTCTGGTCGACGTCCTCATCAGCGATCCGTTCGAGCAGGATCAGGCGGGCGACGTCGCGCTGCGGGGCTCGGCCAACCAGCGGGTCCACCGCCTGACCGACCTGGCGCTGCGGCGTTACCCCGAGGAGGATTTCGAGCAGAGGTATTCACTTCAGCGACAACAGATCTCGATCAACGTCGATGACCACGCGGTGTGGATGGTGGGAATTCCCAAGCCGGGGGATCTGGCCCGGCTTCGCGATTCGCTCGAGGCACGCGGGGTGGGCGTGGGGAGAACGTCGTGGCTGAGTTGA
- a CDS encoding WS/DGAT/MGAT family O-acyltransferase yields the protein MVTRLSNADASFYRLENSATPMYVGSLSILRRPRSGLSYETLLATIEQRLPQIPRYRQKVREVSGFPIQLARPVWVDDPEFDITYHVRRSALPSPGSDEQLHELIARLAARPLDKSRPLWEMYLVEGLAKNRIALYTKSHQALINGMSALEIGHVIADRTRKPPPFPEDIWIPERDPGNTRLILGAIGDWIAGPGAQVQSVGSALAGLATSYSELVDAGRRVFDVVRTVARGTAPSSPLNATVSRNRRFTVARGKLDDYRAVRARYDCDVNDVVLAVIAGALSNWLMSRGETVAQTRTVRAMAPLSVYEDPLNSTGPGQPISQVTPFLVDLPVGEGNAVVRLSQIAHATESNPTAASLVDARTIVTLSGFAPPTLHAMGIRVATTFPARLFNLLITNAPGAQSQMYIAGTKLLETYSVPPLLHNQALAISVTSYNGMLYYGINADRDAMSDVDMLPDLLNQALEELLEASR from the coding sequence ATGGTGACCCGGCTGTCCAACGCTGATGCGTCCTTCTACCGCCTGGAAAACAGCGCCACCCCGATGTACGTGGGATCTCTGTCCATCCTGCGTCGACCGCGGTCCGGCCTGAGCTACGAGACGTTGCTGGCCACCATCGAGCAGCGGCTACCCCAGATTCCGCGGTACCGGCAGAAGGTGCGCGAGGTCTCTGGCTTCCCCATCCAACTCGCACGGCCGGTGTGGGTAGACGACCCGGAATTCGACATCACCTACCACGTCAGGCGGTCGGCGCTGCCGTCCCCGGGTAGCGACGAGCAATTGCACGAACTGATCGCCCGACTGGCCGCACGACCGTTGGACAAGTCGCGGCCGCTGTGGGAGATGTACCTCGTCGAGGGACTGGCAAAGAACCGCATCGCCCTCTACACAAAGTCGCATCAGGCGCTGATCAACGGCATGAGCGCGCTCGAGATCGGCCACGTCATCGCCGACCGGACCCGCAAGCCGCCACCGTTCCCCGAAGACATCTGGATACCGGAGCGCGACCCGGGCAACACCCGTCTGATCCTGGGTGCCATTGGCGACTGGATCGCCGGCCCGGGCGCCCAGGTGCAGTCCGTCGGGTCCGCGCTCGCCGGGCTGGCGACCAGCTACAGCGAACTCGTCGACGCCGGCCGCCGCGTCTTCGACGTGGTCCGCACGGTCGCGCGCGGCACCGCACCGAGCAGCCCGCTCAACGCCACCGTGTCGCGCAATCGGCGGTTCACCGTCGCGCGGGGAAAGCTCGACGACTACCGAGCGGTGCGTGCCCGCTACGACTGCGACGTCAACGACGTGGTGTTGGCGGTGATCGCCGGCGCACTGAGCAACTGGCTGATGTCTCGCGGCGAGACGGTGGCTCAGACCAGGACGGTGCGGGCAATGGCGCCGCTGTCGGTGTACGAAGACCCGCTCAACTCGACCGGCCCCGGCCAGCCGATCAGCCAGGTGACGCCGTTCTTGGTCGACCTTCCGGTGGGGGAGGGTAACGCGGTGGTGCGGCTTTCCCAGATCGCCCACGCCACCGAGTCGAATCCGACGGCGGCCAGCCTGGTCGACGCGAGAACCATCGTGACGCTGTCCGGCTTTGCGCCACCCACCTTGCACGCCATGGGAATTCGCGTTGCCACGACCTTTCCGGCGCGTCTGTTCAACCTGCTGATCACCAATGCCCCCGGCGCGCAGTCGCAGATGTACATCGCCGGCACCAAGCTGCTGGAGACCTACTCCGTTCCACCCCTCCTGCACAACCAGGCGCTGGCCATCAGCGTGACGTCTTACAACGGCATGCTGTATTACGGCATCAACGCCGACCGCGATGCGATGAGCGACGTCGACATGTTGCCCGACCTGTTGAACCAGGCGTTGGAAGAGCTTTTGGAAGCTTCTCGGTAA
- a CDS encoding DUF6912 family protein, with amino-acid sequence MTQVYIPATLAMLQQLVADGSLRPVNGTAFAVTPTLRESYAEGDDDELAEVALREAALASLRLLAVEPGDTLPPRRAVLAAEVDEVKHRPDLDDAAVRLAGPVSLDQVVAAYVDNAAAEPAVTAAIEAIDDADLGDEDAELIVGDAEDHDLAWYATQELPFLLDLL; translated from the coding sequence ATGACGCAGGTCTACATCCCCGCCACGCTGGCCATGTTGCAACAGCTCGTCGCCGACGGTTCGTTGCGGCCGGTGAACGGCACCGCCTTCGCGGTGACACCGACCCTGCGCGAGTCCTACGCCGAGGGCGACGACGACGAGCTCGCCGAGGTCGCGCTGCGCGAGGCGGCGCTGGCGTCCTTGCGCCTGCTTGCCGTCGAACCCGGCGACACGCTGCCCCCGCGGCGCGCCGTGCTCGCCGCGGAGGTCGACGAGGTCAAGCACCGGCCGGACCTGGACGACGCCGCCGTCCGGCTCGCCGGGCCGGTGTCTTTGGACCAGGTGGTCGCGGCGTACGTTGACAATGCCGCCGCCGAGCCGGCCGTCACCGCTGCCATAGAAGCGATCGATGACGCCGACCTTGGCGACGAGGACGCCGAGTTGATTGTCGGTGACGCCGAGGACCACGATTTGGCCTGGTACGCAACCCAGGAGTTGCCGTTTCTGCTTGATCTGCTCTGA
- the ppk2 gene encoding polyphosphate kinase 2 — MSTAGNGASAKSNKKKKIAADVYEAELFRLQTEFVKLQEWVRHTGARLVVLFEGRDAAGKGGAIKRITEYLSPRVAHIAALPVPTDRERGQWYYQRYIAHLPARGEIVLFDRSWYNRAGIEKVMGFCTPQEYVLFLRQTPIFEQMLIDDGILLRKYWFSVSEAEQLRRFKARQNDPVRQWKLSPMDLESVYRWDEYSRAKDEMMVHTDTPNSPWYIVESDIKKHARLNMMAHLLSTIDYHEVEKPKVHLPDRPVGSTEYRRPPRELATYVDDYAATLIERKA, encoded by the coding sequence GTGAGCACCGCGGGCAACGGCGCATCGGCGAAGTCGAACAAGAAGAAGAAGATTGCCGCCGATGTCTACGAAGCCGAATTGTTCCGGTTACAAACGGAATTCGTGAAGCTGCAGGAGTGGGTGCGGCACACCGGCGCCCGTCTGGTCGTCCTGTTCGAAGGACGCGACGCGGCGGGCAAGGGCGGAGCAATCAAACGAATCACCGAATACCTCAGCCCGCGGGTCGCTCACATCGCCGCATTGCCGGTGCCGACGGATCGGGAGCGGGGCCAGTGGTATTACCAGCGCTACATCGCACACCTGCCGGCCAGGGGCGAAATCGTGCTGTTCGACCGGTCTTGGTACAACCGGGCCGGCATCGAAAAGGTGATGGGGTTCTGCACCCCGCAGGAGTACGTGTTGTTCCTGCGGCAGACGCCGATTTTCGAGCAGATGCTGATCGATGACGGAATCCTGTTGCGCAAGTATTGGTTTTCGGTCTCCGAGGCCGAGCAGCTGCGTAGGTTCAAAGCCCGGCAAAACGACCCCGTCCGGCAATGGAAGCTCAGCCCGATGGACCTCGAGTCGGTGTACCGGTGGGACGAATATTCACGTGCGAAGGACGAAATGATGGTGCACACCGACACGCCCAACAGCCCTTGGTACATCGTGGAATCCGATATCAAGAAACACGCGCGGCTGAACATGATGGCCCATCTGCTTTCCACCATCGACTATCACGAGGTGGAAAAGCCGAAAGTCCACTTGCCCGATCGGCCCGTCGGAAGCACCGAGTACCGGCGACCACCCCGCGAGTTGGCGACCTATGTCGACGACTACGCGGCGACGTTGATTGAGCGGAAGGCATGA
- a CDS encoding Rv3235 family protein yields the protein MPVVDYEPPTRDVPRCGQSSHASVRPTTPHITHRTVGVQGSRPPSFAAPMPPAAAAPLSPAMRQAAAFSDAALRRVLEVLDRRRPVSQLRPLLTSGLVDSVLSLSRVVPGATAGQEGTAVLRRMRLQPATCDGWGRPDGPENAAEVFGTYSRGDRVHAIACRVERVAPTGSGSGSASGRWLMVALHIG from the coding sequence ATGCCCGTTGTCGACTACGAACCCCCTACGCGCGATGTCCCACGGTGCGGGCAATCATCGCATGCGTCGGTGCGCCCGACCACTCCGCATATCACTCACCGAACGGTCGGCGTCCAGGGCAGCCGGCCGCCGTCGTTTGCAGCGCCTATGCCGCCTGCGGCGGCGGCGCCCCTGTCGCCCGCGATGCGACAGGCGGCGGCCTTCTCCGACGCTGCCCTGCGCCGGGTGCTGGAAGTGTTGGACCGGCGCCGTCCGGTGTCTCAGTTGCGCCCGTTGCTGACGTCCGGCCTGGTCGACTCGGTGCTTTCGCTCAGCCGCGTGGTACCCGGTGCCACGGCGGGCCAGGAGGGTACGGCGGTGCTGCGCCGAATGCGGCTACAACCCGCGACGTGTGATGGTTGGGGCCGGCCGGACGGTCCGGAAAACGCCGCCGAGGTTTTCGGCACTTACAGCCGCGGCGACCGGGTCCACGCGATCGCCTGCCGGGTGGAACGGGTGGCTCCGACGGGCTCGGGTTCAGGCTCGGCCTCGGGACGGTGGTTGATGGTCGCCCTGCACATTGGCTGA
- a CDS encoding FHA domain-containing protein: protein MAELTDPVTCKCGSDWDRALYSQCAHCTRNLWDDANLIGPQSDRPNPPVPARAAAPGTVLDVPPHPGIGLLVCGRRLTVEPGRTLQLGRDDDLETESVFRTAMNVSRHHALLRYEGGRLYITDTNSSNGTFVNDHRLPADTEYELRPGQTLRLGSNVHVEIRWPS, encoded by the coding sequence GTGGCTGAGTTGACCGACCCCGTCACCTGCAAGTGCGGCAGCGACTGGGACCGTGCGCTGTATTCGCAATGTGCCCATTGCACAAGGAATCTGTGGGACGACGCCAACCTCATCGGTCCGCAGTCGGACCGCCCGAATCCGCCGGTTCCCGCGCGCGCGGCCGCCCCGGGCACCGTGCTGGACGTTCCACCCCATCCGGGCATAGGTCTGCTGGTCTGCGGTCGGCGGCTCACCGTCGAGCCAGGCCGCACACTGCAATTGGGCCGCGACGACGACCTCGAAACCGAGAGCGTGTTCCGGACGGCCATGAACGTGTCACGTCATCATGCTCTGCTGCGGTATGAAGGCGGCCGGCTGTACATCACCGATACCAATTCCAGCAACGGCACTTTCGTCAACGATCACAGGTTGCCCGCTGACACCGAGTACGAACTGCGGCCAGGGCAGACGTTGCGGCTGGGGTCCAACGTCCACGTCGAGATCAGGTGGCCATCGTGA
- a CDS encoding protein kinase domain-containing protein, which produces MAYCLKGLQGPDAQVVHGDLKPRNVLVRNVADVDLVLSDFGLTFDLDQRSHLSNFGHGTTAYNAPEVMRVKGAPADWWSLGMVMYTVLVGRGYYQADDRRWLNQRAIETDLLARDVSLTAIDELAMPAERRWRWKLLLAGLLTRDFDLRWGAAQVEAWLAGQSPAVHRPLDGQGGPMPESGHSRPVKPFPFANVGEFTSPAALGAAMAERPDEAARMLSGKGINRLLTWLTKEVCTGDDYSELAQHNWGPDAKVAYLVARLAPTAPLTFRGYAVTAPSDLVRLAQSADTEVVGALFDARLLGGIADDAARSGYRMIDVNWHDVVARSRDAASRRGVPFTRQVRRQVRQVALSITAMADSASVQRYAADVMARVSAAEFAAAREVDWFVRLCSDAAGVAGPSNDALALALLIDATADIAREQGQRDRDDHAEEARGETLTAAASRRGWNDIKATIAAVVLAATVRVPLLIGQFVMTKTFVLKPDSNVYEASARGVRDHHLAFYLAGLIPIALLLGIFLVARRPWAGRRVAVAGGIVLLIGTPVVLLPTAVSKWHEAEGKTIAKLRETPFPFEQEHYSCASWTFDAETGAHDPELWQVYLGQSLDTPGQGCDRADVYRGRQFVGAYNLPDGDSFTGEIVVDTPGWTEPERATSSTRFAPHDNTTGRRARMDPTNTNVKLPTTNGRVLDFTLDGAGQNGFELR; this is translated from the coding sequence TTGGCCTACTGCCTCAAGGGCTTACAGGGGCCCGATGCGCAGGTGGTGCACGGCGACCTCAAACCCCGCAATGTTCTCGTTCGTAACGTAGCCGACGTTGACCTCGTGCTCAGCGATTTCGGGTTGACCTTCGACCTCGACCAGCGCTCCCATCTGAGCAACTTCGGGCATGGCACCACCGCCTACAACGCCCCGGAGGTCATGCGGGTCAAAGGTGCTCCCGCTGACTGGTGGAGCCTGGGCATGGTGATGTACACGGTCCTGGTCGGGCGCGGGTACTACCAGGCCGACGACAGGCGTTGGCTCAATCAGCGGGCGATCGAAACTGACTTGCTCGCGCGTGATGTCTCCCTGACTGCGATCGATGAATTGGCGATGCCGGCCGAGCGTCGGTGGCGCTGGAAGCTGTTGCTGGCCGGCCTGCTGACGCGGGACTTCGACCTGCGCTGGGGGGCCGCGCAGGTTGAAGCCTGGCTCGCGGGGCAGAGTCCCGCAGTGCATCGTCCGCTGGACGGGCAGGGCGGGCCCATGCCCGAGTCCGGCCATTCGCGGCCCGTGAAGCCATTCCCGTTCGCGAACGTGGGAGAGTTCACCTCACCGGCGGCGCTGGGGGCGGCGATGGCGGAACGGCCCGACGAGGCCGCCCGGATGCTCAGCGGCAAGGGCATCAACCGGCTGCTTACCTGGCTCACCAAAGAGGTGTGCACCGGCGACGACTATTCCGAACTGGCCCAACACAACTGGGGCCCAGACGCGAAGGTCGCCTACCTCGTCGCGCGCCTGGCTCCGACGGCGCCGCTGACCTTTCGGGGCTACGCGGTGACGGCCCCCAGCGACCTGGTGCGGTTGGCGCAAAGCGCCGACACCGAGGTCGTCGGCGCGCTGTTCGACGCCCGGTTGCTGGGTGGCATCGCCGACGATGCGGCCCGCTCCGGTTACCGGATGATCGACGTGAACTGGCACGACGTAGTCGCGAGGTCGCGCGACGCCGCATCCCGGCGAGGAGTCCCGTTCACCCGGCAGGTGCGTCGACAGGTCCGCCAAGTCGCGCTGTCGATCACCGCAATGGCCGACTCCGCAAGCGTGCAACGCTATGCCGCCGACGTCATGGCGCGAGTCAGCGCAGCGGAGTTCGCTGCGGCCCGAGAGGTGGACTGGTTCGTCCGGTTGTGCTCCGATGCCGCTGGCGTGGCAGGCCCGTCCAACGACGCGCTGGCATTGGCCCTGTTGATCGACGCGACTGCGGACATCGCACGTGAGCAGGGGCAACGCGACCGCGACGACCACGCCGAAGAGGCACGTGGTGAGACGTTGACCGCCGCCGCCTCACGGCGCGGCTGGAACGACATCAAAGCGACGATCGCGGCGGTGGTTCTGGCCGCGACGGTTCGGGTGCCCCTCCTGATCGGGCAATTCGTCATGACCAAGACGTTCGTCCTGAAGCCGGATTCCAACGTCTACGAGGCGTCCGCCCGCGGCGTCCGCGATCACCATCTCGCGTTCTACCTCGCCGGCCTGATCCCGATCGCGCTGTTGTTGGGGATCTTCTTGGTCGCCCGTCGGCCCTGGGCTGGTCGGCGTGTGGCGGTCGCCGGCGGAATCGTCTTATTGATCGGGACCCCGGTGGTTCTGCTGCCCACAGCGGTGTCCAAATGGCATGAGGCCGAGGGCAAGACGATCGCCAAGCTGCGTGAGACGCCGTTTCCCTTCGAGCAAGAGCACTACAGCTGCGCGAGTTGGACGTTCGACGCCGAGACCGGCGCACACGACCCCGAACTGTGGCAGGTGTACCTGGGGCAGTCCTTAGACACCCCTGGTCAGGGGTGCGATCGCGCAGACGTCTACCGCGGTCGGCAGTTCGTCGGCGCCTACAACCTGCCCGACGGCGACAGCTTCACCGGGGAAATCGTCGTCGACACCCCCGGCTGGACTGAGCCCGAGCGTGCGACCTCGTCGACGAGGTTCGCGCCGCACGACAACACGACCGGCCGTCGAGCCCGGATGGATCCCACCAACACGAACGTCAAGCTGCCGACGACGAACGGCCGTGTGCTCGATTTCACTCTCGATGGTGCCGGACAGAACGGATTCGAGTTGCGCTAG
- a CDS encoding AAA family ATPase — protein MILEHPTWLRELDIALPANPQVLVTGNLRDIVLIPRGGTAAPRQASVVDAILLELEAAGHRNVIVYDPVDGADAARDDGEVASGLIATVARGQADGATGPELLAALMRAVVTSERPCVLILANASRLAPAGNFSGDGIHGLLATAEKLMLTAQAHPVPGRHRAPLYNTVIWLLDREGDLPYWLASSELARVISVPQPTMEHRVALARSLVLSLPQPPEPNTPELADIVDRFAARTDGLTLRSMTEISRLAQDCQIAADDIGDAVRTFRHGVPDNPWQSADLRRRIRDGATSLGTKVLGQPAAIRKAVDILIRSCMGLTGAESRSSTTRPQGVLFFAGPTGVGKTELAKSIAELVFGQKDSFVRFDMSEFRADHNEARLIGAPPGYEGFSGGGELTNAIRQQPFRLILFDEIEKAHPRILDKFLQILDDGRLTDGTGATVFFSEALIVFTSNLGVYGHDDAGNRIPVVDPGAPYEEVERKIRTAVQEHFKTEIGRPEILNRIGDNIVVFDFICADVAEQLVPMFTGNVIDRIRDDLGIDVTVSDDVRRTLVDEALVQLEFGGRGVRNAVESTFTNPLARALFELDAGTTAATVTRLKRSGDGWTAVLA, from the coding sequence TTGATCCTCGAACACCCAACCTGGTTGCGCGAACTCGACATCGCCTTGCCGGCGAACCCGCAGGTCCTGGTGACCGGCAACCTGCGCGACATCGTCTTGATTCCCCGCGGGGGTACCGCGGCACCCCGGCAGGCCTCGGTGGTCGACGCGATCCTGCTGGAACTCGAAGCGGCCGGACACCGCAACGTCATCGTCTACGACCCGGTCGACGGCGCGGACGCGGCGCGAGACGACGGCGAGGTGGCGTCTGGGCTGATCGCCACCGTCGCACGGGGTCAGGCCGACGGTGCAACGGGCCCGGAGTTGTTGGCCGCGCTGATGCGCGCGGTGGTGACTTCCGAGCGGCCGTGCGTGCTGATCCTTGCCAATGCTTCCCGGCTGGCGCCGGCGGGCAACTTCTCCGGTGACGGGATACATGGCCTGCTTGCCACCGCCGAGAAGTTGATGCTGACCGCGCAGGCGCATCCGGTGCCCGGCCGGCATCGCGCCCCGCTGTACAACACGGTGATCTGGTTGCTCGACCGAGAGGGTGATCTGCCGTACTGGCTGGCGTCCTCGGAGCTGGCCCGGGTGATCTCGGTTCCGCAGCCCACGATGGAGCACCGGGTCGCGCTGGCACGCTCGCTGGTGCTCTCGCTACCGCAACCGCCCGAGCCGAACACCCCCGAACTGGCGGACATCGTCGACCGCTTCGCCGCCCGGACCGACGGCCTGACGTTGCGCTCGATGACGGAGATCAGCCGTCTCGCGCAGGATTGTCAGATCGCGGCCGACGACATCGGCGATGCGGTCCGCACCTTCCGGCACGGCGTGCCTGACAACCCGTGGCAGTCCGCTGATTTGCGGCGACGGATCCGTGACGGCGCGACATCGTTGGGAACGAAGGTGCTCGGTCAACCGGCGGCGATCCGCAAGGCCGTCGACATCCTGATCCGCTCCTGCATGGGCCTGACCGGCGCCGAGTCGAGAAGCTCCACCACCCGCCCGCAGGGCGTGCTGTTCTTCGCCGGACCGACCGGCGTCGGCAAGACCGAGCTGGCCAAGTCGATCGCCGAATTGGTGTTCGGCCAGAAGGATTCCTTCGTCCGGTTCGACATGAGCGAATTCCGCGCCGATCACAACGAGGCCCGGCTCATCGGCGCCCCGCCGGGCTACGAGGGGTTCAGTGGCGGCGGCGAGCTGACCAATGCCATTCGGCAGCAACCGTTCCGGCTGATCCTTTTCGACGAGATCGAGAAGGCGCATCCGCGCATACTGGACAAGTTTTTGCAGATCCTCGACGACGGCCGACTCACCGACGGCACCGGCGCCACAGTCTTTTTCAGCGAGGCGCTGATCGTGTTCACCTCCAATCTCGGTGTCTACGGACATGACGACGCTGGCAATCGGATACCCGTCGTCGATCCGGGCGCCCCGTACGAAGAGGTGGAACGCAAGATCCGGACGGCGGTGCAGGAGCACTTCAAGACCGAGATCGGTCGGCCCGAAATTCTCAACCGGATCGGTGACAACATCGTCGTCTTCGACTTCATCTGCGCGGACGTCGCCGAACAGCTGGTCCCGATGTTCACCGGCAACGTGATCGATCGGATCCGTGACGACCTCGGGATCGACGTGACGGTGAGCGACGACGTACGACGCACACTGGTCGATGAGGCGTTGGTGCAGCTTGAGTTTGGCGGACGCGGTGTGCGCAACGCGGTCGAGTCGACGTTCACGAACCCGTTGGCGCGAGCGTTGTTCGAACTGGATGCCGGCACGACCGCGGCGACGGTGACCCGGCTGAAGCGCTCCGGTGACGGCTGGACCGCGGTGCTGGCGTGA